In Mangifera indica cultivar Alphonso chromosome 1, CATAS_Mindica_2.1, whole genome shotgun sequence, a single genomic region encodes these proteins:
- the LOC123225629 gene encoding C2 domain-containing protein At1g53590 isoform X3 has product MATLIEVSIMHHVGIVFLFLWLLSLFNRCGPIAFFVSLVYLFLVHEQYVERLRRKLQFEERKQSYQRRVLSDSETVRWLNHAVENIWPICMEQIASQKILLPIIPWFLEKYKPWTAKEAVVQHLYLGRNPPMFTEIRVLRHSNDDDHLVLELGMNFLTADDMSAIIAVKLRKRLGFGMWTKLHVTGMHVEGKVLIGVKFLQKWPFLGRLRLCFSEPPYFQITVKPIFTHGLDVTELPGIAGWLDKLLSVAFEQTLVEPNMLVVDMEKFSSPQPDNWFSVDVKEPVAHAIVEVIEASDMKPSDLNGLADPYVKGQLGQYRFRTKTQKKTLTPKWQEEFKIPICSWDSPNVLSIEVRDKDHFVDDSLGVCSINISDLRDGQRHDMWIPLKDIKIGRLHLAVTVTEERAKRGSLSDEETLNKEGVQDEEELRSKKEVENSFSNGTDGCSFSFVTSDKSPKMADNFEPIPIEGQEKCGIWVHHPGSEAAQTWEPRKGKSRRIDTQIRGVHNDSFHSTDTAASGSLNNDSSSTDENTEGENRFRRGLRKIGSLFQRSPKMRDQQKIGSMLQRSPKIGDHSGSISEPVSSPRANLKATSSREVGMKFIVEDLPGPISSSILNEVCINSDGSNPDNPEKRSDPERYEKKHMKGIAKSFLNQAEKQARNLKHALSRKGSGKSLGDSSTGNEQEIYPESDSSHDESPAPSTVERIPECQSPTPSTVERMPECGNEESCNTKDHIVQTGSNDSEMDVEDQREKVSVEADEKKGINEISKLDRSGNELIKTVTPQLSEEDVEQRENGKSGSAEDIIS; this is encoded by the exons ATGGCTACTTTAATAGAGGTTTCGATAATGCACCATGTGGGCATTGTCTTCTTGTTTCTTTGGTTGCTTTCTTTGTTCAATCGATGTGGCCCCATAGCTTTTTTCGTCTCTTTAGTTTATCTTTTCTTG GTTCATGAACAATATGTTGAGAGGTTGAGGAGAAAATTACAGTTTGAGGAGAGGAAGCAATCTTATCAGAGAAGG GTGCTTTCGGATTCTGAAACGGTGAGATGGCTGAATCATGCTGTTGAAAACATATGGCCTATATGCATGGAGCAGATCGCTTCGCAGAAGATTCTGCTTCCAATTATACCTTGGTTTCTGGAGAAGTACAAACCCTGGACCGCC AAGGAAGCTGTGGTTCAGCACCTATATCTGGGCAGAAACCCACCCATGTTTACAGAAATAAGGGTTCTTCGCCATTCTAATGATGATGATCATTTG GTACTAGAGTTGGGTATGAACTTTCTCACAGCAGATGATATGAGTGCGATAATTGCTGTGAAACTGAGAAAAAGGCTAGGATTTGGAATGTGGACAAAGTTGCATGTGACAGGCATGCATGTTGAAGGGAAG GTTTTGATTGGGGTGAAGTTCCTTCAAAAATGGCCTTTCCTCGGCCGTTTGAGGTTATGCTTTTCTGAGCCTCCATATTTTCAAATAACAGTAAAACCTATCTTCACTCATGGTCTTGACGTTACAGAACTTCCAGGAATTGCTGGATGGCTA GACAAGCTTCTATCTGTTGCATTTGAGCAGACACTTGTTGAG CCCAATATGCTGGTTGTAGACATGGAGAAGTTTTCCTCACCGCAGCCAG ATAACTGGTTCTCTGTTGATGTAAAGGAACCTGTCGCACATGCAATTGTTGAAGTAATTGAAGCATCTGATATGAAACCATCAGATTTAAATG GTTTGGCTGATCCCTATGTGAAGGGGCAACTTGGACAGTACAGATTCAGGACTAagacacaaaagaaaactttgaCCCCAAAGTGGCAGGAGGAATTTAAGATCCCCATATGTTCATGGGATTCACCTAATGTGCTATCTATTGAAGTTCGTGACAAAGACCATTTTGTGGATGATTCCCTTGG TGTCTGTTCCATAAATATCAGTGATCTTAGGGATGGCCAGCGACATGACATGTGGATACCTCTTAAGGACATTAAAATAGGAAGGCTGCATCTCGCGGTTACAGTAACTGAAGAGAGAGCAAAG CGGGGAAGTCTGTCGGATGAGGAAACATTAAATAAGGAAGGAGTTCAAGATGAAGAGGAGTTACGAAGCAAGAAAGAAGTAGAGAACTCCTTTTCCAATGGAACTGACGGATGTTCCTTTTCATTTGTGACATCAGATAAGTCACCAAAGATGGCTGATAATTTTGAGCCTATACCCATTGAGGGGCAAGAGAAGTGTGGGATATGGGTCCATCACCCAGGAAGTGAAGCAGCACAGACTTGGGAGCCTAGAAAAGGAAAGAGCAGGCGCATTGATACCCAGATTCGTGGAGTGCATAATGATTCCTTTCATAGCACTGATACGGCAGCATCTGGATCTCTGAACAATGACAGCAGCAGTACTGACGAAAATACTGAGGGTGAAAATCGTTTTCGGCGGGGCTTACGAAAAATTGGTTCTTTGTTTCAAAGGAGTCCTAAAATGAGGGATCAACAAAAAATTGGTTCTATGCTCCAAAGGAGTCCTAAAATAGGGGATCATTCAGGCAGCATTTCAGAGCCTGTTTCATCTCCACGGGCTAACCTTAAAGCAACCAGTTCTAGGGAGGTTGGTATGAAGTTCATAGTAGAAGATCTTCCAGGTCCCATCTCTAGTAGCATTCTAAACGAAGTATGTATCAATTCAGATGGAAGTAATCCAGACAACCCTGAAAAGAGAAGTGATCCCGAAAGGTATGAAAAGAAGCATATGAAAGGTATCGCAAAGAGCTTTCTGAATCAAGCAGAGAAGCAAGCTCGCAACTTAAAGCATGCACTTTCCCGAAAAGGCTCTGGAAAATCTTTAGGTGATTCATCTACAGGGAATGAACAAGAAATTTATCCGGAATCCGACTCTTCTCATGATGAATCTCCTGCACCTTCCACTGTTGAAAGAATACCTGAGTGTCAATCTCCTACACCTTCCACTGTTGAAAGAATGCCTGAGTGTGGAAACGAGGAGTCTTGTAATACCAAGGATCATATCGTTCAAACTGGTTCAAATGATTCTGAAATGGATGTTGAGGACCAAAGGGAGAAGGTGAGTGTGGAAGCTGATGAGAAGAAAGGGATCAATGAGATAAGCAAACTGGACCGGAGCGGTAATGAATTGATCAAGACTGTAACTCCCCAGCTTTCTGAGGAGGATGTGGAACAGAGAGAAAATGGAAAATCTGGCTCAGCTGAAGATATAATCTCATAG
- the LOC123225629 gene encoding C2 domain-containing protein At1g53590 isoform X1, whose protein sequence is MATLIEVSIMHHVGIVFLFLWLLSLFNRCGPIAFFVSLVYLFLVHEQYVERLRRKLQFEERKQSYQRRVLSDSETVRWLNHAVENIWPICMEQIASQKILLPIIPWFLEKYKPWTAKEAVVQHLYLGRNPPMFTEIRVLRHSNDDDHLVLELGMNFLTADDMSAIIAVKLRKRLGFGMWTKLHVTGMHVEGKVLIGVKFLQKWPFLGRLRLCFSEPPYFQITVKPIFTHGLDVTELPGIAGWLDKLLSVAFEQTLVEPNMLVVDMEKFSSPQPDNWFSVDVKEPVAHAIVEVIEASDMKPSDLNGLADPYVKGQLGQYRFRTKTQKKTLTPKWQEEFKIPICSWDSPNVLSIEVRDKDHFVDDSLGVCSINISDLRDGQRHDMWIPLKDIKIGRLHLAVTVTEERAKIDMNFWHKFKQRGSLSDEETLNKEGVQDEEELRSKKEVENSFSNGTDGCSFSFVTSDKSPKMADNFEPIPIEGQEKCGIWVHHPGSEAAQTWEPRKGKSRRIDTQIRGVHNDSFHSTDTAASGSLNNDSSSTDENTEGENRFRRGLRKIGSLFQRSPKMRDQQKIGSMLQRSPKIGDHSGSISEPVSSPRANLKATSSREVGMKFIVEDLPGPISSSILNEVCINSDGSNPDNPEKRSDPERYEKKHMKGIAKSFLNQAEKQARNLKHALSRKGSGKSLGDSSTGNEQEIYPESDSSHDESPAPSTVERIPECQSPTPSTVERMPECGNEESCNTKDHIVQTGSNDSEMDVEDQREKVSVEADEKKGINEISKLDRSGNELIKTVTPQLSEEDVEQRENGKSGSAEDIIS, encoded by the exons ATGGCTACTTTAATAGAGGTTTCGATAATGCACCATGTGGGCATTGTCTTCTTGTTTCTTTGGTTGCTTTCTTTGTTCAATCGATGTGGCCCCATAGCTTTTTTCGTCTCTTTAGTTTATCTTTTCTTG GTTCATGAACAATATGTTGAGAGGTTGAGGAGAAAATTACAGTTTGAGGAGAGGAAGCAATCTTATCAGAGAAGG GTGCTTTCGGATTCTGAAACGGTGAGATGGCTGAATCATGCTGTTGAAAACATATGGCCTATATGCATGGAGCAGATCGCTTCGCAGAAGATTCTGCTTCCAATTATACCTTGGTTTCTGGAGAAGTACAAACCCTGGACCGCC AAGGAAGCTGTGGTTCAGCACCTATATCTGGGCAGAAACCCACCCATGTTTACAGAAATAAGGGTTCTTCGCCATTCTAATGATGATGATCATTTG GTACTAGAGTTGGGTATGAACTTTCTCACAGCAGATGATATGAGTGCGATAATTGCTGTGAAACTGAGAAAAAGGCTAGGATTTGGAATGTGGACAAAGTTGCATGTGACAGGCATGCATGTTGAAGGGAAG GTTTTGATTGGGGTGAAGTTCCTTCAAAAATGGCCTTTCCTCGGCCGTTTGAGGTTATGCTTTTCTGAGCCTCCATATTTTCAAATAACAGTAAAACCTATCTTCACTCATGGTCTTGACGTTACAGAACTTCCAGGAATTGCTGGATGGCTA GACAAGCTTCTATCTGTTGCATTTGAGCAGACACTTGTTGAG CCCAATATGCTGGTTGTAGACATGGAGAAGTTTTCCTCACCGCAGCCAG ATAACTGGTTCTCTGTTGATGTAAAGGAACCTGTCGCACATGCAATTGTTGAAGTAATTGAAGCATCTGATATGAAACCATCAGATTTAAATG GTTTGGCTGATCCCTATGTGAAGGGGCAACTTGGACAGTACAGATTCAGGACTAagacacaaaagaaaactttgaCCCCAAAGTGGCAGGAGGAATTTAAGATCCCCATATGTTCATGGGATTCACCTAATGTGCTATCTATTGAAGTTCGTGACAAAGACCATTTTGTGGATGATTCCCTTGG TGTCTGTTCCATAAATATCAGTGATCTTAGGGATGGCCAGCGACATGACATGTGGATACCTCTTAAGGACATTAAAATAGGAAGGCTGCATCTCGCGGTTACAGTAACTGAAGAGAGAGCAAAG ATTGACATGAATTTCTGGCATAAATTTAAGCAGCGGGGAAGTCTGTCGGATGAGGAAACATTAAATAAGGAAGGAGTTCAAGATGAAGAGGAGTTACGAAGCAAGAAAGAAGTAGAGAACTCCTTTTCCAATGGAACTGACGGATGTTCCTTTTCATTTGTGACATCAGATAAGTCACCAAAGATGGCTGATAATTTTGAGCCTATACCCATTGAGGGGCAAGAGAAGTGTGGGATATGGGTCCATCACCCAGGAAGTGAAGCAGCACAGACTTGGGAGCCTAGAAAAGGAAAGAGCAGGCGCATTGATACCCAGATTCGTGGAGTGCATAATGATTCCTTTCATAGCACTGATACGGCAGCATCTGGATCTCTGAACAATGACAGCAGCAGTACTGACGAAAATACTGAGGGTGAAAATCGTTTTCGGCGGGGCTTACGAAAAATTGGTTCTTTGTTTCAAAGGAGTCCTAAAATGAGGGATCAACAAAAAATTGGTTCTATGCTCCAAAGGAGTCCTAAAATAGGGGATCATTCAGGCAGCATTTCAGAGCCTGTTTCATCTCCACGGGCTAACCTTAAAGCAACCAGTTCTAGGGAGGTTGGTATGAAGTTCATAGTAGAAGATCTTCCAGGTCCCATCTCTAGTAGCATTCTAAACGAAGTATGTATCAATTCAGATGGAAGTAATCCAGACAACCCTGAAAAGAGAAGTGATCCCGAAAGGTATGAAAAGAAGCATATGAAAGGTATCGCAAAGAGCTTTCTGAATCAAGCAGAGAAGCAAGCTCGCAACTTAAAGCATGCACTTTCCCGAAAAGGCTCTGGAAAATCTTTAGGTGATTCATCTACAGGGAATGAACAAGAAATTTATCCGGAATCCGACTCTTCTCATGATGAATCTCCTGCACCTTCCACTGTTGAAAGAATACCTGAGTGTCAATCTCCTACACCTTCCACTGTTGAAAGAATGCCTGAGTGTGGAAACGAGGAGTCTTGTAATACCAAGGATCATATCGTTCAAACTGGTTCAAATGATTCTGAAATGGATGTTGAGGACCAAAGGGAGAAGGTGAGTGTGGAAGCTGATGAGAAGAAAGGGATCAATGAGATAAGCAAACTGGACCGGAGCGGTAATGAATTGATCAAGACTGTAACTCCCCAGCTTTCTGAGGAGGATGTGGAACAGAGAGAAAATGGAAAATCTGGCTCAGCTGAAGATATAATCTCATAG
- the LOC123225629 gene encoding C2 domain-containing protein At1g53590 isoform X2 encodes MATLIEVSIMHHVGIVFLFLWLLSLFNRCGPIAFFVSLVYLFLVHEQYVERLRRKLQFEERKQSYQRRVLSDSETVRWLNHAVENIWPICMEQIASQKILLPIIPWFLEKYKPWTAKEAVVQHLYLGRNPPMFTEIRVLRHSNDDDHLVLELGMNFLTADDMSAIIAVKLRKRLGFGMWTKLHVTGMHVEGKVLIGVKFLQKWPFLGRLRLCFSEPPYFQITVKPIFTHGLDVTELPGIAGWLDKLLSVAFEQTLVEPNMLVVDMEKFSSPQPDNWFSVDVKEPVAHAIVEVIEASDMKPSDLNGLADPYVKGQLGQYRFRTKTQKKTLTPKWQEEFKIPICSWDSPNVLSIEVRDKDHFVDDSLGVCSINISDLRDGQRHDMWIPLKDIKIGRLHLAVTVTEERAKQRGSLSDEETLNKEGVQDEEELRSKKEVENSFSNGTDGCSFSFVTSDKSPKMADNFEPIPIEGQEKCGIWVHHPGSEAAQTWEPRKGKSRRIDTQIRGVHNDSFHSTDTAASGSLNNDSSSTDENTEGENRFRRGLRKIGSLFQRSPKMRDQQKIGSMLQRSPKIGDHSGSISEPVSSPRANLKATSSREVGMKFIVEDLPGPISSSILNEVCINSDGSNPDNPEKRSDPERYEKKHMKGIAKSFLNQAEKQARNLKHALSRKGSGKSLGDSSTGNEQEIYPESDSSHDESPAPSTVERIPECQSPTPSTVERMPECGNEESCNTKDHIVQTGSNDSEMDVEDQREKVSVEADEKKGINEISKLDRSGNELIKTVTPQLSEEDVEQRENGKSGSAEDIIS; translated from the exons ATGGCTACTTTAATAGAGGTTTCGATAATGCACCATGTGGGCATTGTCTTCTTGTTTCTTTGGTTGCTTTCTTTGTTCAATCGATGTGGCCCCATAGCTTTTTTCGTCTCTTTAGTTTATCTTTTCTTG GTTCATGAACAATATGTTGAGAGGTTGAGGAGAAAATTACAGTTTGAGGAGAGGAAGCAATCTTATCAGAGAAGG GTGCTTTCGGATTCTGAAACGGTGAGATGGCTGAATCATGCTGTTGAAAACATATGGCCTATATGCATGGAGCAGATCGCTTCGCAGAAGATTCTGCTTCCAATTATACCTTGGTTTCTGGAGAAGTACAAACCCTGGACCGCC AAGGAAGCTGTGGTTCAGCACCTATATCTGGGCAGAAACCCACCCATGTTTACAGAAATAAGGGTTCTTCGCCATTCTAATGATGATGATCATTTG GTACTAGAGTTGGGTATGAACTTTCTCACAGCAGATGATATGAGTGCGATAATTGCTGTGAAACTGAGAAAAAGGCTAGGATTTGGAATGTGGACAAAGTTGCATGTGACAGGCATGCATGTTGAAGGGAAG GTTTTGATTGGGGTGAAGTTCCTTCAAAAATGGCCTTTCCTCGGCCGTTTGAGGTTATGCTTTTCTGAGCCTCCATATTTTCAAATAACAGTAAAACCTATCTTCACTCATGGTCTTGACGTTACAGAACTTCCAGGAATTGCTGGATGGCTA GACAAGCTTCTATCTGTTGCATTTGAGCAGACACTTGTTGAG CCCAATATGCTGGTTGTAGACATGGAGAAGTTTTCCTCACCGCAGCCAG ATAACTGGTTCTCTGTTGATGTAAAGGAACCTGTCGCACATGCAATTGTTGAAGTAATTGAAGCATCTGATATGAAACCATCAGATTTAAATG GTTTGGCTGATCCCTATGTGAAGGGGCAACTTGGACAGTACAGATTCAGGACTAagacacaaaagaaaactttgaCCCCAAAGTGGCAGGAGGAATTTAAGATCCCCATATGTTCATGGGATTCACCTAATGTGCTATCTATTGAAGTTCGTGACAAAGACCATTTTGTGGATGATTCCCTTGG TGTCTGTTCCATAAATATCAGTGATCTTAGGGATGGCCAGCGACATGACATGTGGATACCTCTTAAGGACATTAAAATAGGAAGGCTGCATCTCGCGGTTACAGTAACTGAAGAGAGAGCAAAG CAGCGGGGAAGTCTGTCGGATGAGGAAACATTAAATAAGGAAGGAGTTCAAGATGAAGAGGAGTTACGAAGCAAGAAAGAAGTAGAGAACTCCTTTTCCAATGGAACTGACGGATGTTCCTTTTCATTTGTGACATCAGATAAGTCACCAAAGATGGCTGATAATTTTGAGCCTATACCCATTGAGGGGCAAGAGAAGTGTGGGATATGGGTCCATCACCCAGGAAGTGAAGCAGCACAGACTTGGGAGCCTAGAAAAGGAAAGAGCAGGCGCATTGATACCCAGATTCGTGGAGTGCATAATGATTCCTTTCATAGCACTGATACGGCAGCATCTGGATCTCTGAACAATGACAGCAGCAGTACTGACGAAAATACTGAGGGTGAAAATCGTTTTCGGCGGGGCTTACGAAAAATTGGTTCTTTGTTTCAAAGGAGTCCTAAAATGAGGGATCAACAAAAAATTGGTTCTATGCTCCAAAGGAGTCCTAAAATAGGGGATCATTCAGGCAGCATTTCAGAGCCTGTTTCATCTCCACGGGCTAACCTTAAAGCAACCAGTTCTAGGGAGGTTGGTATGAAGTTCATAGTAGAAGATCTTCCAGGTCCCATCTCTAGTAGCATTCTAAACGAAGTATGTATCAATTCAGATGGAAGTAATCCAGACAACCCTGAAAAGAGAAGTGATCCCGAAAGGTATGAAAAGAAGCATATGAAAGGTATCGCAAAGAGCTTTCTGAATCAAGCAGAGAAGCAAGCTCGCAACTTAAAGCATGCACTTTCCCGAAAAGGCTCTGGAAAATCTTTAGGTGATTCATCTACAGGGAATGAACAAGAAATTTATCCGGAATCCGACTCTTCTCATGATGAATCTCCTGCACCTTCCACTGTTGAAAGAATACCTGAGTGTCAATCTCCTACACCTTCCACTGTTGAAAGAATGCCTGAGTGTGGAAACGAGGAGTCTTGTAATACCAAGGATCATATCGTTCAAACTGGTTCAAATGATTCTGAAATGGATGTTGAGGACCAAAGGGAGAAGGTGAGTGTGGAAGCTGATGAGAAGAAAGGGATCAATGAGATAAGCAAACTGGACCGGAGCGGTAATGAATTGATCAAGACTGTAACTCCCCAGCTTTCTGAGGAGGATGTGGAACAGAGAGAAAATGGAAAATCTGGCTCAGCTGAAGATATAATCTCATAG
- the LOC123225629 gene encoding C2 domain-containing protein At1g53590 isoform X4, producing the protein MEQIASQKILLPIIPWFLEKYKPWTAKEAVVQHLYLGRNPPMFTEIRVLRHSNDDDHLVLELGMNFLTADDMSAIIAVKLRKRLGFGMWTKLHVTGMHVEGKVLIGVKFLQKWPFLGRLRLCFSEPPYFQITVKPIFTHGLDVTELPGIAGWLDKLLSVAFEQTLVEPNMLVVDMEKFSSPQPDNWFSVDVKEPVAHAIVEVIEASDMKPSDLNGLADPYVKGQLGQYRFRTKTQKKTLTPKWQEEFKIPICSWDSPNVLSIEVRDKDHFVDDSLGVCSINISDLRDGQRHDMWIPLKDIKIGRLHLAVTVTEERAKIDMNFWHKFKQRGSLSDEETLNKEGVQDEEELRSKKEVENSFSNGTDGCSFSFVTSDKSPKMADNFEPIPIEGQEKCGIWVHHPGSEAAQTWEPRKGKSRRIDTQIRGVHNDSFHSTDTAASGSLNNDSSSTDENTEGENRFRRGLRKIGSLFQRSPKMRDQQKIGSMLQRSPKIGDHSGSISEPVSSPRANLKATSSREVGMKFIVEDLPGPISSSILNEVCINSDGSNPDNPEKRSDPERYEKKHMKGIAKSFLNQAEKQARNLKHALSRKGSGKSLGDSSTGNEQEIYPESDSSHDESPAPSTVERIPECQSPTPSTVERMPECGNEESCNTKDHIVQTGSNDSEMDVEDQREKVSVEADEKKGINEISKLDRSGNELIKTVTPQLSEEDVEQRENGKSGSAEDIIS; encoded by the exons ATGGAGCAGATCGCTTCGCAGAAGATTCTGCTTCCAATTATACCTTGGTTTCTGGAGAAGTACAAACCCTGGACCGCC AAGGAAGCTGTGGTTCAGCACCTATATCTGGGCAGAAACCCACCCATGTTTACAGAAATAAGGGTTCTTCGCCATTCTAATGATGATGATCATTTG GTACTAGAGTTGGGTATGAACTTTCTCACAGCAGATGATATGAGTGCGATAATTGCTGTGAAACTGAGAAAAAGGCTAGGATTTGGAATGTGGACAAAGTTGCATGTGACAGGCATGCATGTTGAAGGGAAG GTTTTGATTGGGGTGAAGTTCCTTCAAAAATGGCCTTTCCTCGGCCGTTTGAGGTTATGCTTTTCTGAGCCTCCATATTTTCAAATAACAGTAAAACCTATCTTCACTCATGGTCTTGACGTTACAGAACTTCCAGGAATTGCTGGATGGCTA GACAAGCTTCTATCTGTTGCATTTGAGCAGACACTTGTTGAG CCCAATATGCTGGTTGTAGACATGGAGAAGTTTTCCTCACCGCAGCCAG ATAACTGGTTCTCTGTTGATGTAAAGGAACCTGTCGCACATGCAATTGTTGAAGTAATTGAAGCATCTGATATGAAACCATCAGATTTAAATG GTTTGGCTGATCCCTATGTGAAGGGGCAACTTGGACAGTACAGATTCAGGACTAagacacaaaagaaaactttgaCCCCAAAGTGGCAGGAGGAATTTAAGATCCCCATATGTTCATGGGATTCACCTAATGTGCTATCTATTGAAGTTCGTGACAAAGACCATTTTGTGGATGATTCCCTTGG TGTCTGTTCCATAAATATCAGTGATCTTAGGGATGGCCAGCGACATGACATGTGGATACCTCTTAAGGACATTAAAATAGGAAGGCTGCATCTCGCGGTTACAGTAACTGAAGAGAGAGCAAAG ATTGACATGAATTTCTGGCATAAATTTAAGCAGCGGGGAAGTCTGTCGGATGAGGAAACATTAAATAAGGAAGGAGTTCAAGATGAAGAGGAGTTACGAAGCAAGAAAGAAGTAGAGAACTCCTTTTCCAATGGAACTGACGGATGTTCCTTTTCATTTGTGACATCAGATAAGTCACCAAAGATGGCTGATAATTTTGAGCCTATACCCATTGAGGGGCAAGAGAAGTGTGGGATATGGGTCCATCACCCAGGAAGTGAAGCAGCACAGACTTGGGAGCCTAGAAAAGGAAAGAGCAGGCGCATTGATACCCAGATTCGTGGAGTGCATAATGATTCCTTTCATAGCACTGATACGGCAGCATCTGGATCTCTGAACAATGACAGCAGCAGTACTGACGAAAATACTGAGGGTGAAAATCGTTTTCGGCGGGGCTTACGAAAAATTGGTTCTTTGTTTCAAAGGAGTCCTAAAATGAGGGATCAACAAAAAATTGGTTCTATGCTCCAAAGGAGTCCTAAAATAGGGGATCATTCAGGCAGCATTTCAGAGCCTGTTTCATCTCCACGGGCTAACCTTAAAGCAACCAGTTCTAGGGAGGTTGGTATGAAGTTCATAGTAGAAGATCTTCCAGGTCCCATCTCTAGTAGCATTCTAAACGAAGTATGTATCAATTCAGATGGAAGTAATCCAGACAACCCTGAAAAGAGAAGTGATCCCGAAAGGTATGAAAAGAAGCATATGAAAGGTATCGCAAAGAGCTTTCTGAATCAAGCAGAGAAGCAAGCTCGCAACTTAAAGCATGCACTTTCCCGAAAAGGCTCTGGAAAATCTTTAGGTGATTCATCTACAGGGAATGAACAAGAAATTTATCCGGAATCCGACTCTTCTCATGATGAATCTCCTGCACCTTCCACTGTTGAAAGAATACCTGAGTGTCAATCTCCTACACCTTCCACTGTTGAAAGAATGCCTGAGTGTGGAAACGAGGAGTCTTGTAATACCAAGGATCATATCGTTCAAACTGGTTCAAATGATTCTGAAATGGATGTTGAGGACCAAAGGGAGAAGGTGAGTGTGGAAGCTGATGAGAAGAAAGGGATCAATGAGATAAGCAAACTGGACCGGAGCGGTAATGAATTGATCAAGACTGTAACTCCCCAGCTTTCTGAGGAGGATGTGGAACAGAGAGAAAATGGAAAATCTGGCTCAGCTGAAGATATAATCTCATAG